The genomic region CTATTGTTTTGACAGATGATGACAGAAAAGATGGCTCTGACCCACAAAGAGCAAAAAGCGAACAATTTAAAAGGGCTAATAAGTATTTGGGTAATCCCATCACCATCTTACAACTCTCAGACTGCGACAGGTGTTTCAAACAAATTGAAGATTGTTTCAGCGCAAACGATAGAAAAAAATACGCTAAAAATAAGCAAATGGAATTGGCCATGGCGTTCAAAACAAGGCTTTTGTATGGCGAAAAAGACGATGCGGTGAGCGAAGAAACAAAAAAGAATTTTCTATGCTTATTTGAATGGATAAAGAAAAGAGTGTAATAACCCAACGATTAAAAAAGGGTATATCAAATTTGATTATAATGCCCCACAATATTATAAGTGAAAGGATTTTGATGTTTAAAAAAATGTGTTTGAGCTTGCTAATGATAGGCGGTGTTTGTGTGGGGGCAAAGGATTTGGATTTCAAACTGGATTATCGTGCGACTGGGGGGAAACTCATGGGGAAAATGACGGACTCTAGTCTTTTAAGCATCACTTCTATGAACGATGAACCGGTGGTGATTAAAAACCTTATTGTCAATAGGGGAAATTCATGCGAAGCGACTAAAAAAGTAGAACCCAAATTGGGCGATAAGTTTAAAAAAGAAAAACTCTTTGATCATGAGTTAAAGTATTCGCAACAGATATTTTACCGCCTGGATTGCAAGCCTAATCAATTGTTAGAAGTTAAAATCATCACGGACAAGGGCGAATATTACCACAAGTTTTCCCAATAAAACCGCCCTTTCCTCAAACAAGAGGCTTTCTAGCTAGATCACTTCGTGAGAGCACCCCTTTCTAAAGAAAGGAGCTTCCTAACTAAAACATTCCATTAAATGCTAACACGAAAGGCTTTGTTCTTTAAAGTCTGAATGGATATTTCCTACCTTAAAAAGACTAGTGGTATTTTAATCTCTTTTAGCCTAACGGCTATGTGCTTACATCTGCACCCTAAAGGACAGAGTTTTCCGTGCTAGTGGGATAAAATTTAAAAAGAGTTTTGCCACAAAGCGACCAAAACCTCTCATGGAGCCTTTTGTTGGGCTTGCTCTAAAGCCATTTGCGCATGCTTGCAATCCTTTTTAAAAGACTTCGTAATAAAATTAACCTTAAGCGTCGAATCAAAGGCTTGATGGCATTTTTTAAGCTTGTGATCGCGCTCTTGCGGGTCTTGCAAATAATATTTCACTGAATGCACAAAACTGAAATGAAACCCCATAGGAGGAATACGACTCTCTGGCGTGCCTTCGCAAAAATCGCTGCAATAACTGCTTTGCGACTTTAACCCCCCCAACACCACTAAAAATAAAAAAACCATCTTTTTCATCAATACTCCTTCAATCCTTTTTATCCGCCAAAATACACCAACGCTGAACCCCAAGTCAATCCCCCACCAAAAGCGTCTAAAAGCATTAAATCGCCCTTTTTCAAACGCCCCTCTTCATAAGCTTCACCCATAGCCATAGGGATACTGGCTGCTGAAGTGTTGCCGTACTTATGCACGGTTAAAACCACTTGCTCATCTTTAAAATCCAAATGCTCCCGCACCGCTTGAATGATCCTAAAATTAGCTTGATGCGGGATAAACAAACGCACGTCTTCAGGTTTGAGAGCGTTTTTTTCTAAGATCATTTCCACATCTTTTAAAAGCGTTTTCACCGCTAGCTTAAACACTTCATTGCCCTTCATGCACAAAAAAGGCTCTAAAGCTTCTTCTTTAGCGTTAAAGGGCGTGGGTTTTAGAGTCCTTGGCGTATAAAGATAATCAGAAAAATTCCCATTCGCTGAAATCTGCACATCTAAAATGCTTTCTTTTAAACGCTTGGTCCTGCCTATCACGCACGCCCCAGCCCCATCGCCAAATAAAATACAAGTCCCCCTATCTTTAAA from Helicobacter pylori harbors:
- a CDS encoding ketoacyl-ACP synthase III produces the protein MEFYASLKSIAMHVPSERVKNAEFQQFLDTSDEWIEKRTGIKERRFASNEEKSSDLGVIAAKQAIERAHLTPQDIDLVVVATLSPDFLAMPSTACVLSTKLGIENKPAFDISAACTGFIYLLSVAKAYVESGMCENVLIVGAEKTSSVLDFKDRGTCILFGDGAGACVIGRTKRLKESILDVQISANGNFSDYLYTPRTLKPTPFNAKEEALEPFLCMKGNEVFKLAVKTLLKDVEMILEKNALKPEDVRLFIPHQANFRIIQAVREHLDFKDEQVVLTVHKYGNTSAASIPMAMGEAYEEGRLKKGDLMLLDAFGGGLTWGSALVYFGG